The genomic region CGAGGGTGAGCTGTTCTTTCCCGGCTCGCCGATCCTCACCGTCTCCGGCGGCTTCGCCGAGTGCGTGGTGCTGGAGACGCTGGCGCTGTCCGTGCTCAACCACGACTGCGCGGTGGCGGCAGCGGCGGCCCGGATGGTGACTGCTGCCCGGGGCCGGGCTCTGATCGAGATGGGGTCACGCCGCGCCCACGAGGAGGCGGCGGTGGCCGCGGCGCGGTCGGCGTACCTGGCCGGCTTCCGGTTCACCTCCAACCTCGCCGCCGGCGCCCGCTACGGAATCCCCACGGCGGGCACTGCCGCGCACGCGTTCACGCTGCTGCACGACGACGAGCGCGCCGCGTTCGCCTCGCAGGTCGCCACGCTGGGCAAGGACACCACGCTGCTTGTCGACACGTACGACATCAGCCAGGGCATCCGCAACGCCATCGCGGTGGCCGGGCCGGAGCTGCGGGCGGTACGGATCGACTCGGGTGACCTGGCAGTGATCGCCCAACAGTCCCGCGAGCTGCTCGACTCGCTGGGCGCCACCGAGACCAAGATCATCGTTTCGGGTGACCTGGACGAGTACGCCATCGCCGCGCTGGCCGCCGAACCCGTCGACATGTACGGCGCGGGCACCGCGGTGGTCACCGGCTCAGGTGCGCCCACCGCCGGGCTGGTCTACAAACTCGTCGAGGTCGAAGGCCGGCCCGTGGTGAAGCGCTCCGAGCACAAGGCGACAATCGGCGGCCGGAAGGTCGCGGTCCGCCGGCACAAGCCGACCGGCACCGCCACCGAGGAGATCATCGTCTCGCAGGGCGTGCCGGACCGGCAGGCAAACGACCGCATGCTCCAGCGCTCGTACGTGGCCGACGGCGAGCCGCTGACCCTGCCCACCCTCGACGAGTCACGGGCGCACCTGCGGGAGTGCCTCATCTCCATCCCGTGGGAGGGGCTGAAGCTGTCCGCCGGTGACCCGGCCATCCCGGTCACCGTCGTACCCGCCGCCTGAGTTCGTTCCGGACCTCCGCCACAGACCTGAGCACGAGAAGAGAGGTACCCGATGGCAAACGCGCTGATCATCGTGGACGTACAGAACGACTTCTGCGAGGGCGGCTCACTTGCCGTCGCGGGTGGCGCCGGGGTGGCCGCCGGCATCTCCCGGCTGCTCGCCAGCGAGCCGGAGCGGTGGGACCACGTGGTCGCCACGAAGGACTACCACATCGACCCGGGCGCGCACTTCGGCGATCCGCCGGATTTCGTGGAGTCCTGGCCGCGGCACTGCGTGGTCGGCACCAGCGGCTCGGAGTTCCACCCCGACCTGGCCACCGGGCGGGTCGAGGCGATCTTCCACAAGGGCGAGCACGCGGCGGCGTACTCCGGGTTCGAGGGGCACGCCGACGACGGCGAGTGCCTGGCCGACTGGCTGCGCCGGCACGACGTGGACCGGGTGGACGTGGTCGGGATCGCCACCGACCACTGCGTCCGGGCCACCGCGCTGGACGCCGCCCGCGAGGGCTTCGCCACTACCGTGTTGCTGGAGTTGACAGCCGCTGTCGCTCCGGCGACCACCGACGTGGCCCTGCGGGCCATGGACGGCGCCGGCGTGACGCTGCACGGCGAGCCTGTGATCAGGGCCGCATGATGCGGTAATTGGGTGGCCATCGGTCCGCCGCCGGTCGAGGATGTCGCCGGAGGTAGGGACCAACGTGAACATGAAGCCTTACCGGGCGGCGCTCGCGCTGCCCGGCCTGCGGTCGCTGTTGCTGATCGCCGTCCTGGCCCGCATCCCGCTCACAGCGACCGGGATCACGCTGACCTTTCACGTGGTTCTCGACCTCGACCGGGGCTACGGGGCGGCGGGCCTGGTGGGCGCTGCCATCACCGTGGGCGCGGCGATCGGCGGCCCGCTGCTCGGCCGACTTGTGGACCGTCGCGGTCTGCGCCCGGTGCTGGTGCTGACGGCGGTAGCCGAGGCGGTGTTCTGGAGCACGGCGCCGTCACTGCCGTACGCGCTGCTGCTGCCGGCCGCCTTCGTGGCCGGGTCGCTGGCCCTGCCCATCTTCTCGGTCGTCCGCCAGTCCATCGCCGCGCTGGTTCCGGAAGATCAACGGCGACCGGCGTACGCGCTGGACTCCATGTCGGTCGAGCTGTCCTTCATGATCGGCCCAGCGCTGGCGGTCGCCCTGGTCACCGCGATCTCGGCACAGACCACCATGTACCTCGTCGGCGGTGGCATCGTCGCCGCCGGTATCGCCCTGTGGCTTGTCAACCCGCCGATCCGCGGCGCCGCCGAGCCCGTCGGACCGCGACGCCGGGTGCCGCACCGGGAGTGGTTGACGCCCCAACTGCTCGCCGTCCTGGCGCTCAGTGCCGCCGCCACCCTGGTGCTCGGCGGCACTGACGTGGCGGTGGTCGCCGTCCTGCGGGCCAGCGGCGAGGTCGGCTGGACGGGGGCGGTGCTGACCATCTGGGCGGTCGCCTCGCTGGCCGGCGGATTCGCCTACGGAGCCGTGCACCGTTCGTTCTCGCCGCTGGTGCTCACCGGGGCGCTGGCTCTGTGCACCATTCCCGTCGGGCTGGGCGGCGCACACTGGTGGCTGCTCTGCCTGGCGCTGATCCCGGCCGGGGCTCTCTGCGCGCCGACCATCGCGGCCGGCTCGGACGCGGTCAGCCGACTGGTCCCCGCCGAGGTACGCGGCGAGGCCATGGGCCTGCACGGCTCGGCCGTCACCGTCGGCATCGCCATCGGCGCACCGCTAGCCGGCGCGGTGATCGACGCCACTACGCCGCTCTGGGGCTTCGTGGTGACCGGCGCGCTCGGTGCGCTGGTCACATTGGTCGTGCTCCCGATCGAGTTGCGCCGCCGCCACAACACCGCTGCCAGCGCCGCACCTCTACCGCAACCCGACGCGGAGCTCGCTCCCGCCAACCGCTAATCCACCGCGCCACCAAGCGGCCGCCGCACCCATCGCCACTCCGGCGCGCCACCGCACACCGATCGCCACTCCGGGAGCCGCCACGCGCCCATCCCGATTCGGCGCCACGCCGCACCCATCCCCACTCCGGCACGCCACCGCACACCGATCGCCACTCCGGCAAGCTGCCCCCCGGGGTGGGCCTGTCCTCTCGTCGCACTGATACCTGTGAGTCATCAATATGACTCACAGGTATCAGCTTCTCAGGGACCCGACCCGACCGCCGAGGCCAACGACAACAACAAAGCCACGCCGGGATCGGAGCTGCAGTCCAGCAACACAGCCCAGCAACACGGCCCAACAACGCAGGCCAGGCCACGACGCCACGGACCGCGTCCACCCGCACGGCCCGCGTCCACCCGCACCGCATAGGCCCGCGTCCACCCGCACCGCACCGCACGGCACGGCCTGCAGCGACACCGCACGCCCGCACCTACACCGGCAGCGGCGGCAGCGGCACTGTTGGTCGCGGGGCGAGACGCGGGGTCTTGCTGGCCGGACATGGCGACGGGCGCCGCTCCCGGTGTCCCGGGGGCGGCGCCCGTCGTACGGCTCAGCTGAGCGTCAGTTGCGGTCGATGTCGCTGGCGGTGTCCTCGCGGTAGCTGGCACCGCCGTCGGACTCGCTGGTGAGCGGCTTGGAGCCGCCCTCCGGCGGGCCGGCCAGGCTCTGGCCACCGGCGGCCAACTCCGGGAACTTCTCGTCGAACGCCGGCCGCTCGGAGCGGATCCGGGGCATCCGGTCGAAGTTGCGCAGCGGCGGCGGGCTGCTGGTCGCCCACTCCAGCGAGTTGCCGTGACCCCAGGGGTCGTTCACCTCGACAACCGGGCCGGTCTTGTACGCCTTCCAGCAGTTGTAGATGAACGGCAGCGTCGAGATACCGGTGATGAACGCGCCGACCGTCGAGATCATGTTCAGCGTGGTGAAGCCGTCGCTGGGCAGGTAGTCGGCGTACCGGCGGGGCATGCCCTCGTTACCGAGCCAGTGCTGCACCAGGAACGTGGTGTGGAAACCGATCATGGTGAGCCAGAAGTGCACCTTGCCCAGGCGCTCGTCGAGCATCCGGCCGAACATCTTCGGGAACCAGAAGTAGATGCCGGCGAAGACCGCGAACACGATGGTGCCGAAGAGCACGTAGTGGAAGTGGGCCACTACGAAGTACGAGTCCGACACGTGGAAGTCCAGCGGCGGGCTCGCCAGCAGCACACCGGTCAGACCACCGAAGAGGAACGTGACCAGGAAGCCGACCGCCCAGAGCATGGGCGTCTCGAAGCTGATCTGGCCCCGCCACATGGTGCCGATCCAGTTGAAGAACTTCATACCGGTCGGCACGGCGATCAGGTAGCTCAGGAAGCTGAAGAACGGCAGCAGCACCTGGCCGGTGGCGAACATGTGGTGCGCCCAGACGCTCATGGAGAGCGCGGCGATCGCGATGGTCGCGGCGACCAGGCCCTTGTAGCCGAAGATCGGCTTGCGGGAGAAGACCGGGATGACCTCGCTGATGATGCCGAAGAACGGCAGCGCGACGATGTACACCTCGGGGTGGCCGAAGAACCAGAACAGGTGCTGCCAGAGCATCGGCCCGCCGGTCGCCGGGTCGTACACGTGGGCACCGAGGATGCGGTCCGCGGCGAGCGCGAAGAGCGCGGCGGCCAGCAGCGGGAAGACCAGGATCACCAGGAGGCTGGTGACCAGGATGTTCCACGTGAAGATCGGCATCCGGAACATGGTCATGCCGGGCGCGCGCAGGGTGAGGATCGTGGTGATCATGTTCACCGCGCCGAGGATGGTGCCCAGGCCGGAGATGGCCAGACCCATGACCCACATGTTGGCGCCGACGCCGGGCGAGTGCTCGACGCTGCTCAGCGGCGCGTACGCGAACCAGCCGAAGTCTGCGGCACCGCCCGGGGTGATGAAGCCGGCGGTCGCCATCGTGCCGCCGAACAGGTACAGCCAGTAGGCGAAGCTGTTCAGGCGAGGGAAGGAAACGTCGGGCGCGCCGATCTGGATCGGCACGATGTAGTTCGCGAAGGCGAACACGATCGGCGTCGCGAAGAACAGCAGCATGATCGTGCCGTGCATCGTGAAGAGCTGGTTGTACTGCTCGGGCGAGAGGAACTGCAGCCCGGGTCGAGCCAGCTCAGCCCGCATGACCAGGGCCATCAGGCCACCGATCATGAAGAACACGAACGCGGTGATCATGTACATGATCCCGATTTGCTTCGCGTCCGTGGTTCGCAGCAGCCGCGCGATGGCCGAC from Micromonospora profundi harbors:
- a CDS encoding nicotinate phosphoribosyltransferase; its protein translation is MSNLRPALLTDHYELTMVSAALKDGTADRRCVFEVFSRRLPSGRRYGVVAGTARLIELIRDFRFDPAEVDFLRRTGVVDDAAAAWLTDYRFTGDIDGYAEGELFFPGSPILTVSGGFAECVVLETLALSVLNHDCAVAAAAARMVTAARGRALIEMGSRRAHEEAAVAAARSAYLAGFRFTSNLAAGARYGIPTAGTAAHAFTLLHDDERAAFASQVATLGKDTTLLVDTYDISQGIRNAIAVAGPELRAVRIDSGDLAVIAQQSRELLDSLGATETKIIVSGDLDEYAIAALAAEPVDMYGAGTAVVTGSGAPTAGLVYKLVEVEGRPVVKRSEHKATIGGRKVAVRRHKPTGTATEEIIVSQGVPDRQANDRMLQRSYVADGEPLTLPTLDESRAHLRECLISIPWEGLKLSAGDPAIPVTVVPAA
- a CDS encoding isochorismatase family protein, whose product is MANALIIVDVQNDFCEGGSLAVAGGAGVAAGISRLLASEPERWDHVVATKDYHIDPGAHFGDPPDFVESWPRHCVVGTSGSEFHPDLATGRVEAIFHKGEHAAAYSGFEGHADDGECLADWLRRHDVDRVDVVGIATDHCVRATALDAAREGFATTVLLELTAAVAPATTDVALRAMDGAGVTLHGEPVIRAA
- a CDS encoding MFS transporter; its protein translation is MSPEVGTNVNMKPYRAALALPGLRSLLLIAVLARIPLTATGITLTFHVVLDLDRGYGAAGLVGAAITVGAAIGGPLLGRLVDRRGLRPVLVLTAVAEAVFWSTAPSLPYALLLPAAFVAGSLALPIFSVVRQSIAALVPEDQRRPAYALDSMSVELSFMIGPALAVALVTAISAQTTMYLVGGGIVAAGIALWLVNPPIRGAAEPVGPRRRVPHREWLTPQLLAVLALSAAATLVLGGTDVAVVAVLRASGEVGWTGAVLTIWAVASLAGGFAYGAVHRSFSPLVLTGALALCTIPVGLGGAHWWLLCLALIPAGALCAPTIAAGSDAVSRLVPAEVRGEAMGLHGSAVTVGIAIGAPLAGAVIDATTPLWGFVVTGALGALVTLVVLPIELRRRHNTAASAAPLPQPDAELAPANR
- the ctaD gene encoding aa3-type cytochrome oxidase subunit I, which gives rise to MTTVAPKPVVTRPWPVREPVKGSAIARLLRTTDAKQIGIMYMITAFVFFMIGGLMALVMRAELARPGLQFLSPEQYNQLFTMHGTIMLLFFATPIVFAFANYIVPIQIGAPDVSFPRLNSFAYWLYLFGGTMATAGFITPGGAADFGWFAYAPLSSVEHSPGVGANMWVMGLAISGLGTILGAVNMITTILTLRAPGMTMFRMPIFTWNILVTSLLVILVFPLLAAALFALAADRILGAHVYDPATGGPMLWQHLFWFFGHPEVYIVALPFFGIISEVIPVFSRKPIFGYKGLVAATIAIAALSMSVWAHHMFATGQVLLPFFSFLSYLIAVPTGMKFFNWIGTMWRGQISFETPMLWAVGFLVTFLFGGLTGVLLASPPLDFHVSDSYFVVAHFHYVLFGTIVFAVFAGIYFWFPKMFGRMLDERLGKVHFWLTMIGFHTTFLVQHWLGNEGMPRRYADYLPSDGFTTLNMISTVGAFITGISTLPFIYNCWKAYKTGPVVEVNDPWGHGNSLEWATSSPPPLRNFDRMPRIRSERPAFDEKFPELAAGGQSLAGPPEGGSKPLTSESDGGASYREDTASDIDRN